In one Streptomyces sp. NBC_00597 genomic region, the following are encoded:
- a CDS encoding D-arabinono-1,4-lactone oxidase produces MGTATAAGKSGPGTRAAWHNWAGNVTAAPARVVTPSSVGELQEAVRRAAGDGLRVKAVGTGHSFTAAAATDGVLVRPQALAGIKEIDRAAGTVTVAAGTVLKDLNAALAREGLSLTNMGDIMEQTVSGATSTGTHGTGRDSASIAAQIRGLELVTADGRLLTCSEKENPEVFAAARIGIGALGIVTAITFAVEPIFFLTAREEPMGFDRVTAEFDQHFAENEHFEFYWFPHTGNCNTKRNNRSQGPAAPPGAVSAWIEDELLSNGVFQAVNSLGRAVPATIPSIARVASRALSARTYTDIPYKVFTSPRRVRFVEMEYALPREQVVEALRELKAMVDRSGLRISFPVEVRTAPADDIALSTASGRDTAYIAVHMYKGTPYQAYFTAAERIFTTHGGRPHWGKVHTRDAEYFARVYPRFGEFTALRDRLDPDRLFGNDYLRRVLGE; encoded by the coding sequence ATGGGGACGGCGACAGCAGCAGGCAAGAGCGGGCCGGGGACACGGGCCGCGTGGCATAACTGGGCGGGCAACGTCACGGCAGCACCCGCCCGGGTGGTGACTCCGTCCTCGGTCGGGGAGCTCCAGGAGGCGGTGCGGCGGGCCGCCGGGGACGGGCTGAGGGTGAAGGCCGTCGGCACCGGTCACTCCTTCACCGCGGCCGCCGCGACGGACGGGGTGCTCGTACGCCCGCAGGCGCTGGCCGGCATCAAGGAGATCGACCGGGCCGCCGGCACCGTCACGGTGGCGGCCGGCACGGTGCTCAAGGACCTCAACGCGGCCCTGGCCCGCGAGGGCCTGTCTCTCACCAACATGGGCGACATCATGGAGCAGACGGTCTCGGGCGCCACCAGCACCGGAACCCACGGCACCGGCCGCGACTCCGCCTCCATAGCCGCCCAGATCCGCGGCCTGGAACTGGTCACGGCGGACGGCCGGCTGCTCACCTGCTCCGAGAAGGAGAATCCGGAGGTCTTCGCGGCCGCCCGGATCGGCATCGGCGCCCTCGGCATCGTCACCGCGATCACCTTCGCCGTAGAGCCGATCTTCTTCCTGACCGCCCGTGAGGAGCCCATGGGCTTCGACCGGGTGACCGCCGAGTTCGACCAGCACTTCGCGGAGAACGAGCACTTCGAGTTCTACTGGTTCCCTCACACCGGCAACTGCAACACCAAGCGCAACAACCGCAGCCAGGGCCCCGCCGCCCCGCCCGGAGCCGTGAGCGCCTGGATCGAGGACGAACTGCTGTCCAACGGCGTCTTCCAGGCCGTCAACTCCCTCGGCCGCGCGGTCCCGGCGACCATCCCCTCCATCGCCCGGGTCGCCAGCCGCGCGCTGTCCGCGCGCACCTACACGGACATCCCGTACAAGGTGTTCACCAGCCCGCGCCGGGTGCGGTTCGTGGAGATGGAGTACGCGCTCCCGCGCGAGCAGGTGGTCGAGGCACTGCGGGAGCTCAAGGCGATGGTCGACCGCTCCGGGCTGCGGATCAGCTTCCCGGTGGAGGTGCGGACGGCTCCGGCGGACGACATCGCGCTGTCCACGGCCTCGGGGCGGGACACCGCGTACATCGCGGTGCACATGTACAAGGGCACCCCGTACCAGGCCTACTTCACGGCCGCCGAGCGGATCTTCACCACGCACGGCGGACGGCCGCACTGGGGCAAGGTGCACACGCGGGACGCGGAGTACTTCGCCCGGGTCTACCCGCGCTTCGGCGAGTTCACCGCGCTACGGGACCGGCTGGACCCGGACCGACTGTTCGGCAACGACTACCTGCGGCGGGTCCTGGGCGAATAG
- a CDS encoding inositol monophosphatase family protein gives MSEELKAELLDVGLDAARQAGELLRDGRPADLAVAATKSSPIDVVTEMDIAAEKLITAVLARRRPEDGLLGEEGADSPGTSGVRWVVDPLDGTVNYLYGLPSWSVSIAAEYEGETVVGIVAAPMRRETYHAVLGGGAWLAGVRLACRAAAPLDQALVGTGFAYLQARKEQQAVVAQRVIPKVRDIRRGGSAALDLSDVAAGRLDAYYERGLNPWDLAAGELIAREAGAHTGGRPGRPASGELALAATPAVFASLQPLLDEAGAWHD, from the coding sequence ATCTCCGAAGAGCTGAAGGCCGAACTGCTGGACGTGGGTCTGGACGCCGCCCGGCAGGCCGGTGAGCTGCTGCGGGACGGACGCCCGGCCGATCTCGCGGTCGCGGCGACGAAGAGCAGCCCGATCGACGTGGTGACCGAGATGGACATCGCGGCGGAGAAGCTGATCACCGCCGTCCTCGCGCGGCGGCGACCCGAGGACGGGCTGCTGGGCGAGGAGGGCGCGGACAGCCCCGGGACCAGCGGGGTGCGCTGGGTCGTGGACCCGCTCGACGGCACCGTCAACTACCTGTACGGGCTGCCGAGCTGGAGCGTGTCGATCGCCGCCGAGTACGAGGGCGAGACCGTGGTCGGGATCGTGGCGGCCCCGATGCGGCGCGAGACGTACCACGCGGTGCTCGGGGGCGGGGCCTGGCTGGCCGGGGTCCGCCTGGCGTGCCGGGCGGCCGCGCCGCTCGACCAGGCGCTGGTCGGGACGGGGTTCGCGTACCTCCAGGCGCGCAAGGAGCAGCAGGCGGTCGTCGCGCAGCGGGTGATCCCCAAGGTGCGCGACATCCGGCGCGGCGGATCGGCGGCGCTGGACCTCAGCGACGTGGCCGCCGGCCGGCTGGACGCGTACTACGAGCGCGGGCTCAACCCCTGGGACCTGGCCGCGGGCGAGCTGATCGCGCGGGAGGCCGGGGCGCACACGGGCGGGCGGCCGGGGCGGCCGGCCTCGGGAGAGCTGGCGCTCGCCGCCACCCCTGCGGTGTTCGCCTCGCTCCAGCCGCTGCTGGACGAGGCCGGGGCCTGGCACGACTGA
- a CDS encoding DUF4193 domain-containing protein: MATDYDTPRKTDDDVDNDSIEELKARRNEKSSSSVDVDDFDAAEGMELPGADLSNEELAVRVLPKQADEFTCMSCFLVHHRSQLAREKNGQPICRDCD, encoded by the coding sequence ATGGCAACGGACTACGACACCCCACGCAAGACCGACGACGACGTCGACAACGACAGCATTGAAGAGCTGAAGGCCCGGCGCAACGAGAAGTCTTCTTCGAGCGTCGATGTCGACGACTTCGACGCGGCGGAGGGCATGGAGCTCCCCGGCGCGGACCTCTCCAACGAGGAACTGGCCGTCCGAGTGCTGCCCAAGCAGGCCGATGAGTTCACCTGCATGAGCTGCTTCCTGGTGCACCACCGCAGCCAGCTGGCGCGCGAGAAGAACGGTCAGCCGATCTGCCGCGACTGCGACTGA
- a CDS encoding response regulator transcription factor: MRVLVVEDEQLLADAVATGLRREAMAVDVVYDGAAALERVGVNDYDVVVLDRDLPLVHGDDVCRKIVELGMPTRVLMLTASGDVSDRVEGLELGADDYLPKPFAFTELTARVRALGRRTTVALPPVLERAGIKLDPNRREVFREGREVQLAPKEFAVLEVLMRSEGTVVSAEQLLEKAWDENTDPFTNVVRVTVMTLRRKLGEPPVIVTVPGSGYRI; this comes from the coding sequence GTGCGCGTACTCGTCGTCGAGGACGAGCAGCTGCTCGCCGATGCGGTGGCCACCGGGCTGCGCCGGGAGGCCATGGCCGTGGACGTCGTGTACGACGGCGCCGCGGCGCTGGAGCGCGTCGGGGTGAACGACTACGACGTGGTCGTGCTCGACCGGGACCTCCCCCTCGTGCACGGCGACGACGTCTGCCGGAAGATCGTCGAGCTCGGCATGCCCACCCGCGTGCTGATGCTGACGGCGTCGGGCGATGTGAGCGACCGGGTGGAGGGCCTGGAGCTGGGTGCGGACGACTACCTGCCCAAGCCCTTCGCGTTCACCGAGCTGACCGCCCGCGTGCGCGCCCTGGGGCGGCGCACCACGGTCGCGCTGCCCCCCGTACTGGAGCGGGCCGGCATCAAGCTGGACCCGAACCGGCGCGAGGTGTTCCGCGAGGGCAGAGAGGTCCAGCTGGCACCGAAGGAGTTCGCGGTGCTGGAAGTTCTCATGCGGAGCGAGGGCACCGTCGTCTCCGCCGAGCAGCTGCTGGAGAAGGCATGGGACGAGAACACCGACCCCTTCACGAACGTGGTGCGGGTGACGGTCATGACCCTGCGGCGCAAGCTCGGGGAGCCGCCGGTCATCGTGACCGTGCCCGGCTCCGGCTACCGGATCTGA
- the dut gene encoding dUTP diphosphatase has product MSENNHAPVDVLIKRVDPEVPLPAYGHPGDAGCDLVTTEAAVLEPGERAVLPTGVSIALPDGYAAFVHPRSGLAARCGLALVNAPGTVDAGYRGEIKVIVVNLDPRESVRFERFDRIAQLVVQRVEKVRFHEVAELPGSARAEGGFGSTGGHAAVAGSGAGQQGGNGYASVVSDREGQ; this is encoded by the coding sequence ATGTCTGAGAACAACCACGCCCCGGTCGACGTGCTGATCAAGCGGGTCGACCCCGAGGTGCCCCTGCCCGCCTACGGCCACCCCGGCGACGCCGGCTGCGATCTGGTGACCACCGAGGCGGCCGTGCTGGAGCCCGGCGAACGCGCCGTACTGCCCACGGGCGTGTCCATCGCCCTGCCCGACGGGTACGCGGCGTTCGTGCACCCGCGCTCGGGGCTGGCCGCCCGCTGCGGGCTCGCGCTCGTGAATGCCCCGGGGACGGTGGATGCCGGGTACCGTGGGGAGATCAAGGTGATCGTGGTCAATCTCGACCCGCGCGAGAGCGTCCGGTTCGAGCGCTTCGACCGCATTGCCCAGCTGGTTGTCCAGAGGGTCGAGAAGGTGCGCTTCCACGAGGTGGCGGAACTTCCCGGCTCGGCGCGGGCCGAGGGGGGTTTCGGCTCCACCGGCGGTCATGCGGCCGTGGCCGGATCCGGCGCTGGTCAGCAGGGTGGGAATGGCTACGCTTCGGTCGTATCCGACCGGGAAGGACAGTGA
- a CDS encoding MFS transporter produces MPSPYRAIFAAPGTKAFSAAGLIGRLPISMVGVGILTMISEITGRYAMASALTGTLALAAAFVGPQVSRLVDQYGQRRVLRPATLISVTSVTALVLAAANGLPDWTLFVFAAVAGCVPSVGSMVRARWTVLYRDAPRELHTAYSFESVVDEVCFIFGPILAIGLSTTWFPEAGPVIAAVCLLVGVWLLTAQRSTEPAPHPRSEDGDRTSALRSPGLQVLTATFVATGAIFGSIDVSTLAFAEEQGHKAAASYILAIWAAGSCLAGIVFGLLHLKGRTERRWVLGICAMAVSMIPLLLAGNLPFLAVALFVSGLAIAPTMITTMALIEAHVPRAKLTEGMTWITTGLAVGVAVGSSVTGLVIDAAGAQRGYVVSISSGVAAAAVAFAGYRRLTRPAQGEEPSSDGDGDSSRQERAGDTGRVA; encoded by the coding sequence TTGCCCAGTCCCTACCGCGCGATCTTCGCGGCCCCCGGCACCAAGGCCTTCAGCGCCGCAGGCCTGATAGGCCGGCTGCCGATATCCATGGTGGGCGTCGGCATCCTCACGATGATCTCCGAGATCACCGGGCGCTACGCGATGGCCAGCGCCCTCACCGGCACCCTGGCCCTGGCCGCCGCCTTCGTCGGCCCCCAGGTGTCCCGCCTGGTGGACCAGTACGGGCAGCGGCGGGTGCTGCGCCCCGCGACCCTGATCTCCGTCACCTCCGTCACCGCCCTGGTGCTGGCAGCGGCGAACGGACTCCCCGACTGGACCCTCTTCGTCTTCGCGGCCGTCGCCGGCTGCGTGCCGAGCGTCGGCTCGATGGTCCGCGCCCGCTGGACCGTGCTCTACCGCGACGCCCCGCGCGAACTGCACACCGCGTACTCCTTCGAGTCCGTGGTGGACGAGGTCTGCTTCATCTTCGGCCCGATCCTGGCCATCGGCCTGTCCACCACCTGGTTCCCCGAGGCCGGTCCGGTGATCGCGGCCGTCTGTCTGCTCGTCGGCGTCTGGCTGCTCACCGCCCAGCGCTCCACCGAGCCGGCGCCGCACCCGCGCAGCGAGGACGGCGACCGGACCTCCGCCCTGCGCTCCCCCGGCCTCCAGGTGCTGACGGCCACCTTCGTGGCGACCGGCGCCATCTTCGGATCCATCGACGTCTCCACCCTGGCCTTCGCCGAGGAGCAGGGCCACAAGGCCGCCGCCAGCTACATCCTGGCCATCTGGGCGGCCGGATCCTGCCTGGCCGGCATCGTCTTCGGCCTGCTCCACCTCAAGGGCAGAACAGAACGCAGGTGGGTACTGGGCATCTGCGCCATGGCCGTGAGTATGATCCCCCTCCTACTGGCCGGGAACCTTCCGTTTCTGGCCGTGGCGCTCTTCGTCTCGGGCCTCGCCATCGCTCCCACGATGATCACCACGATGGCCCTGATCGAAGCGCACGTACCGCGCGCGAAGCTCACCGAGGGCATGACCTGGATCACCACCGGCCTCGCCGTCGGTGTAGCGGTCGGCTCCTCCGTGACCGGTCTGGTCATCGACGCGGCCGGCGCCCAGCGCGGGTACGTCGTCTCGATCTCCTCGGGGGTCGCCGCGGCGGCGGTCGCGTTCGCGGGTTACCGCCGGCTGACGAGGCCGGCGCAAGGGGAGGAGCCCTCTAGCGATGGGGACGGCGACAGCAGCAGGCAAGAGCGGGCCGGGGACACGGGCCGCGTGGCATAA
- a CDS encoding PaaI family thioesterase codes for MSGRNTALTPPADAAAPVRHPDAPAPGELLGAHYEHCFGCGGGQPHGLHLEARAGEGVRVTAEFTVKPAHQGAPGLAHGGVLATALDETLGSLNWLLRVIAVTGRLETDFARPVPVGTVLHLEAEVTAVAGRKIYSTAVGRIGGPEGPVAVRADALFIEVKVDHFIDNGRPEEIRAAMSDPDQVRRARAFEVNP; via the coding sequence GTGAGTGGACGAAACACAGCGTTGACGCCTCCGGCCGATGCCGCCGCGCCGGTCAGGCACCCCGACGCCCCGGCACCCGGCGAGCTGCTCGGTGCGCACTACGAGCACTGCTTCGGCTGCGGCGGGGGCCAGCCCCACGGACTCCACCTGGAGGCCCGCGCGGGCGAGGGCGTGCGCGTCACCGCCGAGTTCACCGTCAAGCCCGCTCATCAGGGTGCTCCCGGTCTCGCCCACGGCGGGGTGCTCGCCACCGCGCTCGACGAGACGCTGGGCTCCCTGAACTGGCTGCTGCGCGTCATCGCGGTCACGGGACGGCTGGAGACCGACTTCGCGCGGCCGGTGCCCGTCGGCACCGTGCTGCACCTGGAGGCCGAGGTCACCGCCGTCGCCGGGCGCAAGATCTACTCCACCGCGGTCGGCCGGATAGGCGGGCCCGAGGGCCCCGTCGCCGTGCGCGCGGACGCGCTCTTCATCGAGGTGAAGGTCGACCACTTCATCGACAACGGTCGGCCCGAGGAGATCCGGGCGGCGATGTCCGACCCGGACCAGGTCAGGCGCGCACGCGCCTTCGAGGTGAACCCCTGA
- a CDS encoding DUF3093 domain-containing protein encodes MQLSPAHHDERLTAPRSWWAIAVLIGLACALMLLPLGTLPLLTGLFGGTALAGMLVSSYGSARVRVVGGALAAGDARIPVAVLGEPEVLDAEEARAWRTYKADTRAFMLLRSYVPTAVRIPITDPQDPTPYAYVSTREPQALVKAIRSAKAPGAPGTSGARG; translated from the coding sequence ATGCAGCTCTCCCCCGCGCACCACGACGAACGTTTGACCGCCCCCCGCTCCTGGTGGGCCATCGCCGTACTGATCGGCCTCGCGTGCGCGCTGATGCTGCTGCCACTGGGGACGCTGCCGCTGCTGACCGGGCTGTTCGGGGGCACCGCGCTGGCCGGGATGCTGGTGAGTTCGTACGGGTCCGCTCGCGTGCGCGTGGTGGGCGGTGCGCTGGCGGCCGGTGATGCGCGGATCCCGGTGGCGGTGCTGGGCGAGCCCGAGGTGCTGGACGCGGAGGAGGCGCGCGCCTGGCGCACGTACAAGGCGGACACCCGCGCCTTCATGCTGTTGCGCAGCTACGTCCCGACGGCGGTGCGGATCCCGATCACCGATCCGCAGGACCCGACGCCGTACGCGTACGTCTCCACCCGGGAGCCGCAGGCGCTGGTCAAGGCGATCCGGTCGGCCAAGGCACCGGGGGCACCGGGAACATCAGGGGCACGGGGCTGA
- a CDS encoding HAMP domain-containing sensor histidine kinase: protein MAATPAPPTVPPRPTWDPGQPEGPFPWLRPTIRIRLTLLYGGMFLIAGILLLSIIYLLAAQALREGNGLPFKIAGGTDIQVTSTCPGVIGRGQTPDQFNAAINTCILEQRRHALDDLLSRSLMALLGLSIIAFAFGYAMAGRVLSPLGKITRTARRVVGSDLTRRIELDGPDDELKELADTFDEMLDRLERAFTAQQRFVANASHELRTPLAINRTLLEVHLSDPGAPVELQQLGKTLLATNERSEQLVEGLLLLARSDNQIVERKPVDLAEVASRAIDQARGEAAAKGVEIRGERAVAVVQGNGVLLERIALNLVQNAVRYNVPEDGWVEVTTESQHGQAILVVSNTGPVVPAYEVDNLFEPFRRLRTERTGSDKGVGLGLSIARSVARAHGGRISATPREGGGLVMRVTLPL, encoded by the coding sequence GTGGCGGCGACCCCGGCACCACCCACGGTGCCGCCGAGACCGACCTGGGACCCCGGCCAGCCCGAGGGTCCCTTCCCTTGGCTGCGGCCGACCATCCGCATACGCCTCACGCTGCTGTACGGCGGTATGTTCTTGATCGCCGGCATCCTGCTGCTGTCGATCATCTACCTGCTGGCGGCGCAGGCGCTGCGGGAGGGCAACGGGCTACCGTTCAAGATTGCGGGCGGCACGGACATCCAGGTCACCAGCACCTGCCCCGGCGTGATCGGACGGGGCCAGACGCCCGACCAGTTCAACGCCGCGATCAACACCTGCATCCTGGAGCAGCGCAGGCACGCGCTGGACGATCTGCTCAGCCGCTCCCTGATGGCCCTGCTCGGCCTCAGCATCATCGCCTTCGCCTTCGGCTACGCGATGGCCGGCCGGGTGCTCTCGCCGCTCGGCAAGATCACCCGGACCGCCCGCCGGGTGGTCGGCTCCGACCTGACCCGGCGGATCGAGCTGGACGGGCCGGACGACGAGCTGAAGGAGCTCGCCGACACCTTCGACGAGATGCTCGACCGGCTGGAGCGGGCCTTCACGGCCCAGCAACGGTTCGTCGCGAACGCCTCGCACGAGCTGCGCACCCCGTTGGCGATCAACCGGACGCTGCTGGAGGTGCACCTGTCGGATCCGGGTGCGCCGGTCGAGCTCCAGCAGCTCGGCAAGACGCTGCTGGCCACCAACGAGCGCAGCGAGCAGTTGGTCGAGGGCCTGCTGCTGCTGGCCCGAAGCGACAACCAGATAGTCGAGCGCAAGCCCGTGGACCTCGCGGAGGTGGCCTCGCGGGCCATCGACCAGGCGCGCGGGGAGGCCGCGGCGAAGGGCGTGGAGATCCGCGGCGAGCGGGCCGTGGCCGTGGTCCAGGGCAACGGCGTCCTGTTGGAGCGGATCGCCCTCAACCTGGTGCAGAACGCCGTCCGGTACAACGTGCCGGAGGACGGCTGGGTGGAGGTCACCACCGAGTCCCAGCACGGGCAGGCGATCCTCGTCGTATCGAACACGGGTCCCGTGGTTCCCGCGTACGAGGTGGACAACCTCTTCGAGCCCTTCAGGCGGCTGCGTACGGAGCGAACGGGCAGCGACAAGGGTGTCGGGCTCGGCCTGTCGATCGCGCGCTCCGTGGCCCGCGCACACGGCGGCCGGATCTCCGCTACGCCGCGCGAGGGTGGTGGCCTCGTGATGCGTGTCACTTTGCCCCTGTGA
- a CDS encoding ferrochelatase, with the protein MSDQLRAAASPPAEGLAAPYDALLLLSFGGPEGPDDVVPFLENVTRGRGIPRERLKEVGQHYFGFGGVSPINGQNRELLDALRKDFAEHGLDLPVYWGNRNWAPYLTDVMREMAADGRRRIAVLATSAYASYSGCRQYRENLADALAALEGEGVAELPQVDKLRHYFNHPGFVQPMIDGVLAALESLPAQVRAGAHLAFTTHSIPTAAADTSGPVGEHTADGEGGAYVKQHLDVAQVIADAVRAETGTELPWELVYQSRSGAPHIPWLEPDICDHLEALHGAGAPAVVMVPIGFVSDHMEVLYDLDTEATAKAAELGLPVARSATVGADPRFAAAVRELVLERAAAERGEPAQRCALGLLGPSHDLCAVGCCPARAPRPAAAGADSPYA; encoded by the coding sequence ATGTCAGACCAGCTCCGCGCCGCCGCCTCGCCCCCGGCCGAAGGCCTCGCCGCCCCCTACGACGCCCTCCTGCTGCTCTCTTTCGGCGGACCCGAAGGACCCGATGACGTCGTGCCGTTCCTGGAGAACGTCACGCGCGGCCGCGGCATTCCGCGCGAGCGCCTCAAGGAGGTCGGGCAGCACTACTTCGGCTTCGGCGGGGTCAGCCCGATCAACGGGCAGAACCGCGAGCTGCTGGACGCCCTGCGCAAGGACTTCGCGGAGCACGGGCTGGACCTGCCCGTGTACTGGGGCAACCGGAACTGGGCCCCGTACCTCACCGACGTGATGCGGGAGATGGCCGCCGACGGGCGCCGCCGGATCGCGGTGCTCGCGACCAGCGCCTACGCCTCGTACTCGGGCTGCCGCCAGTACCGCGAGAACCTCGCGGACGCGCTCGCGGCGCTGGAGGGGGAGGGCGTCGCCGAGCTGCCGCAGGTGGACAAGCTGCGGCACTACTTCAACCACCCCGGCTTCGTGCAGCCCATGATCGACGGGGTGCTCGCCGCGCTGGAGTCGCTGCCTGCGCAGGTGCGCGCCGGCGCTCACCTGGCCTTCACCACGCATTCGATCCCCACCGCGGCCGCGGACACGTCCGGCCCGGTCGGGGAGCACACCGCCGACGGCGAGGGCGGCGCGTACGTCAAGCAGCACCTGGACGTCGCGCAGGTGATCGCGGACGCGGTACGGGCCGAGACGGGCACGGAACTGCCCTGGGAGCTCGTCTACCAGTCGCGCAGCGGCGCCCCGCACATCCCCTGGCTGGAGCCGGACATCTGCGACCACCTGGAGGCGCTGCACGGCGCCGGGGCGCCCGCGGTGGTGATGGTGCCGATCGGGTTCGTCTCGGACCACATGGAGGTCCTGTACGACCTCGACACCGAAGCGACCGCGAAGGCCGCGGAATTGGGTCTGCCGGTCGCCCGGTCGGCGACGGTCGGCGCCGACCCGCGGTTCGCGGCCGCGGTCCGGGAACTGGTGCTGGAGCGCGCCGCCGCGGAGCGGGGCGAGCCGGCGCAGCGCTGCGCGCTGGGCCTGCTCGGGCCCAGCCACGACCTGTGCGCGGTGGGCTGCTGCCCGGCGCGCGCGCCCCGGCCCGCGGCCGCGGGCGCCGACAGCCCGTACGCCTAG